Proteins found in one Halobaculum sp. MBLA0147 genomic segment:
- a CDS encoding DUF2237 family protein has product MPTDTDADADRTDGDDAPDRNVFGEPLQPCCTDPATGALRDGFCRSLDGDPGRHEVCAVVTEEFLEFSRRRGNDLITPREHLDFPGLSDGDRWCLCVPRWIEAHEAGVAPPVELAATNEAVLDEIDRETLEAYAVEDTGGDGDGSSADEGEAESDGRDGA; this is encoded by the coding sequence GTGCCGACCGACACCGATGCGGACGCCGACCGGACCGACGGGGACGACGCCCCCGACCGGAACGTGTTCGGCGAGCCGCTCCAGCCGTGTTGTACCGACCCCGCGACGGGGGCGTTGCGCGACGGGTTCTGTCGCAGTCTGGACGGCGACCCCGGCCGCCACGAGGTGTGTGCCGTCGTCACCGAGGAGTTCTTGGAGTTCTCGCGGCGGCGCGGCAACGACCTGATCACGCCGCGCGAACACCTCGACTTCCCGGGGCTGTCGGACGGGGACCGCTGGTGTCTCTGTGTCCCGCGGTGGATCGAGGCCCACGAGGCTGGCGTCGCGCCGCCGGTGGAGTTGGCGGCGACCAACGAGGCGGTCCTCGACGAGATCGACCGCGAGACGCTCGAGGCGTACGCCGTCGAGGACACAGGCGGTGACGGAGACGGATCGAGTGCCGACGAGGGTGAGGCCGAGTCGGACGGCCGCGACGGGGCGTGA